DNA sequence from the Arthrobacter jinronghuae genome:
GCTCCTCCAGCGTGCGGCCCTGCCAGGAGCCGTAATCGCACTCGGTGAGGTCGGCGTCGACCGGCGCATGCGGGGTGCCCGACTGGCGGTTGAGGATGAACTGGGCGGTCTGCCGGCAGCGCTCGAGGGGACTGGACACTACGCCGACCACGGGCACGACGGCGAGCCGGTCGCCGGTCGCGGCGGCCTGGTCGCGGCCCACCTGGTCGAGTTCGACGCCGGGGGTCCGGCCGGCCAGCACTCCGGAGGCGTTCGCGGTGGTGCGGCCGTGCCGCACGAGGATTACTGTTGCCATCTCCCCAGAGTAGTCACGTCGGCGACGGCGGCGGGAACAAGGGGGTTGCTTGCATTACAACCTACCGGTAGCCTGCATTGCATGGCACCTTCCCCCGAATCGGTTTTGACGCAACTCCGCAAGGGCACCGTGGACTACTGTGTTCTCGCTTGTCTGCGCTCCGGGGCCGCGTACGGACTGGAGATCGCCGAGCGCCTCGGGGAGCGGAAAGTCCTGTTCGCCAGCGGAGGCACGCTGTATCCACTGCTTTCACGGCTACGGCAACAGGGGTGGGTAACCACAACGCTGGAGCCATCCCCGGTCGGACCTCCCCGCCGCTATTACCACCTCACCGATGAGGGTGAGAACGCCCTGAAGGTCTTTACCGAGACCTGGCACCTGTTCGCCGCGGACGTCACGACCATGATCAAGGAGACCCCATGAACACCACCGAACCGATGCCTGCACTTCTGGAGGCTTACTTCGCCGACCTCGACCGCGCCCTGATCGGCGCCGATCCTCGGGAGCGCGCTGAAACGGTCCAAGCGATGCGCGAGGATGCGGCCGAGATGCTCGCTCAGGAGGGTGCTTCGGAGAAGACTGCTGAACGTATCGTCGTCGAATTCGGGCCCGTGGAGCAGGTGGCTGCCGCCGCCACGCCGGCTCCCGCGCCAGGACCCGGTCCGACGCGTTCCTGGGCCGACATCTGGCTGCTCGTTGGCTCCATTGCGGGCTTCGTGTATTGGATGCTCCCGTTCATTGCCATCGCGATGCTCATCTGGGCGGTCTTGCGGATGAGGCGCAATACCGGAAACCGGATTCTGCAGCGGGTGGCTCTGTGGGTGTCCATTGCGGCGGTCGCGTTCTCCGTGGGGCTGTTCATCATGCATTCCGTATCGTCCCTTTTGGGGATGAGCTGACACGAACACCGACCGCCGTTCGAGGGTCCTCTAGAGCGAATCGGAAGCAGATTCCGTCGTCGTCGTTGCTTCTTCGCTCGCCTCGGCATGGCGGATAACCAGGGAGGTCGTGATCAGTAGGGCGGAGAGCAACACGCAAAGCACCAGCAAGATCAGGTAAACGAGCGATATCAGCACGGCTGCAGGTGCTGATTCCCAGAGCATGGGGATCAGGCCGACGCTCCGGCTATCTCCGATGCCGAAGTTCCTGTTGATGAATGAACCCAGAACAATTAGAACGACGGCGGCGAGACCGAGCCGGGTTCCGAACCTCATCGTTGATTTGGCCAGCGTTGGCCCGGACATCTCGCTCCTAGGGGTTGGCCGGAGGTTCGTGCAACAAACTGCATTTGCTTTGAGTATGGGTGCAGTCTGCAGCGGTATCAATGCTGAACACGGATACACCTCGGGGGGATTATGCGAGGTTGCCTGGGTCAACCGCCAGGACGAGCTCCACGTGGTCCTGCCCGAGGACGTAACGGAATCGGCTGAAATCCGGCACCAGTTCCTGCTCCACAAGGGTTCTCGTCAGGTATTCGACCGCCGCAGCGTAAGCCGCCATCGTGGGCACTGCGGGTAGGGCCACGCTGAACTCCCGGCGGCCGGGGAGGTGCAGGACGGCGGCGTTGCCGGGAAGCGGGTGTAGGGCACCGGCTGCGCGAAGGTCCACGGCGACAATCCAGTCCGGCCCCTGAGGCGTCTTTGCTTTCTCCTTGTCCGCGGCGGTCTCGAGCGCGTACTGGCACCAGGGCGGCCCGGCGACCTCCACGCCGGCGTCCACGAGTTCGCGCCGCAGTGCCTCCGCTGCCGTACGGACCCGCTTTGGCAGCATCACGCCGTCCGATGCGGCTGTTTCACCCGGCACCTGGCGGATTACCGCCGCAGCCGTGGGTCTGTCCCGGACCTCGGCCCGCGGCCACCCCGTGGCGAGTTGCCAGGCCTGGGCCATTGCACTGTCCTGCCGGCTTCGTTCACGCGTCAATTCGGTCTGATGATCGGTGAGGATTTCGGGCAGCAGATCGGGATTGGCCAGTATGGTCCGGATCTCACTGATGCTCACCGCTGCCCGGCGCAGGGCCATGATCAGCAGAGCGTGGTGCGTCTGGTCGAAGGTGTAGCCGCGGTACCCGGTTTCCTCGTCGATCTGGGTTGGTTCCAGAAGGCCCTGACGGTGGTAGTAGCGCAGGGTCTGCGCCGGGAGTCCGGTCATCTGGGCGAAATCGCCGATAGAGAGAAGGGGTCGCTGGGTCATGGAATCAACCATGAGGCCTCTAGTAGGTAGAAGGTCAAACTGGACGCCTCCCGCCGATGTGTGAGCGGCATCGCTACGTGGCTGCTGCGGACAGATAGGGGCATTTATGAGTGCCGGCTCAGTAAGGAACAATGGCCGCAGTTCCAATCAGGAGGGAGAAGCTTTGAAAAGGTTCTATGTTGCGTCGAGCTTCAGGAATATCGCCAATGTCCGGTACGTCGCGCAAACCCTGGAAAGCAAGGGCTACGTCAACACGTACGACTGGACGCAGAACGCGTCAGCACGCAATGCGGGGACAGTCACCCTCGACGATCTGCGCTCTATCGGGCAGCAGGAGAGGGATGCAGTGATGCGAGCCGACGTCGTCGTTATCCTGCTTCCGGGCGGGAAGGGCACGCATGTTGAGCTTGGCATCGCAATCGCTCAAGGCAGAAGGACAATCCTGCATTCCGCGGACGGGGACATCAATAACCCCGAGACCACCAGCACGTTCTACCACCTACCCGAGGTGGAGAAGTGCCACGGAACGCTGGACGACCTCCTGGCCGTGATCGTCGGCCGGGAAGTGCCCGTTGCCTCGGCCTGACTCGTTTCTGTCGCGGTGAGGGATCCTTCTACGGACAGCGGACGTCATGCTCGCTTCAGGCTACGAAGATGCAGAACGGATGACCGGCCGGATCGGCGTAAACGTACAACGGCTCGTTCGGGTCGTCCGTACGGTCGAAGCGGAGCTCTGCCCCCAACGCCAACGCCCTGGAGTGATGATGCTCGAGTGTCTCCCGGTCAGGAACTGTCAGGTCGAGGTGCATCTGCATCGGCACATCAGGCAGCGGCCATGTTGTCCGCTTCAAATGATCAACGTGCTGAAAAGCAAGCTTGCGGTCGCCCTGTCCATCAGTGAGAACGAGCCAATCGACGTCGTCAGGCATGCCCTCACCCACGGGCTCATCTCCTGGCCGGTACTGGAGCCCGAGCAGGTGGCGGTAGAACTCAGCCAGTCCTCGCACGTCAGTAGTGTCGAGAACCGTGTGAAGGACCTGAGGGAATACGCTCATGGGCCGAGACTAACGATCATCAAGGTTCCCTGGCCAGCCTTCGCCACACCACATCAAGCCGCCGGCATCGGTGCTTCCCGGTGGCGTGTTTCGGATCGTAGTCCCAGATAGGTGCCGGTAATGATGAGTGCGGCACCGAGGATGCCCAGAAGCGTGAGGGTTTCCCGGCCGATAGTGGTTCCGATAAGAACGGCCCAGATGGGTTCGGTTCCCATCAGGAGGCTAACCCGGGATGCGGATGTTTGTTGAATGGCCCAGGTCTGGATGAGGAAAGCGAACACGCTGCACGCCAGCCCAAGGTAGAGCACGCCCATCCATTCGCCCGCATCGAAGCTGTGCACTGCCTGAAGCACACCTTGGTAATCGGCGCAGGTATAGACGACGGCGCAGACCGCGCTTTGGGCCAGGGTCAAATTCAGCGCGCTGTAACCTCGGCCCCGGGTAAGGGCGGAGACCGCGGTGACGTGGATGGAGCGGACGACGGCTGCGGCCAGCACGAGCATGTCCCCAAGAGTCGGTGCAGCGAATCCGTCGCCGGAGACAAGAAGGCACACGCCCACGACAGCGATGACGCCCGCGATGAATACCGTGCGCGGCACCCGTACCCGGAAGGCAACGCTTTCAGTGAGTGGGGTGAAAACAACGACGAGACTGATGATCAGCCCGGCGTTCGTCGCGCTGGTGCCGGCGATCCCGTGGGTTTCGAGGATGAGTACCGCGGCCTGGGTGAGACCCAGGACGACGCCGACTATGAGTTCGCGGCGCACGGCCCGGCGGCGTTTCCAGATCAGCCAGATCAAGGCCAATGCCAGCGTGGTGATGAGAAAACGCAGCGAGAGGATGACGGTGACGCCGACCGTGTCGGTGAGGGTTTTGGCTGCAAGGTAGCTGCTGCCCCACGCGATAGCGACCAGGAGCAGGAACAGGTCCACCCTGCGCGCAGCGACACGTGAGGAGAGCGGGCGACGTCGTTCGTCGCGTATGGGAGGGGCGGGAGTGGGGCGTGGGGAGGGCACCCCGCAAGTCTTATGGCAATGTACCCGTAAGACGAGAGGGCATTTGATGAACTAATGGTTTAGATTCCCCTTATGGATCTCCA
Encoded proteins:
- a CDS encoding MerR family transcriptional regulator; amino-acid sequence: MTQRPLLSIGDFAQMTGLPAQTLRYYHRQGLLEPTQIDEETGYRGYTFDQTHHALLIMALRRAAVSISEIRTILANPDLLPEILTDHQTELTRERSRQDSAMAQAWQLATGWPRAEVRDRPTAAAVIRQVPGETAASDGVMLPKRVRTAAEALRRELVDAGVEVAGPPWCQYALETAADKEKAKTPQGPDWIVAVDLRAAGALHPLPGNAAVLHLPGRREFSVALPAVPTMAAYAAAVEYLTRTLVEQELVPDFSRFRYVLGQDHVELVLAVDPGNLA
- a CDS encoding HAAS signaling domain-containing protein; the protein is MNTTEPMPALLEAYFADLDRALIGADPRERAETVQAMREDAAEMLAQEGASEKTAERIVVEFGPVEQVAAAATPAPAPGPGPTRSWADIWLLVGSIAGFVYWMLPFIAIAMLIWAVLRMRRNTGNRILQRVALWVSIAAVAFSVGLFIMHSVSSLLGMS
- a CDS encoding DMT family transporter encodes the protein MPSPRPTPAPPIRDERRRPLSSRVAARRVDLFLLLVAIAWGSSYLAAKTLTDTVGVTVILSLRFLITTLALALIWLIWKRRRAVRRELIVGVVLGLTQAAVLILETHGIAGTSATNAGLIISLVVVFTPLTESVAFRVRVPRTVFIAGVIAVVGVCLLVSGDGFAAPTLGDMLVLAAAVVRSIHVTAVSALTRGRGYSALNLTLAQSAVCAVVYTCADYQGVLQAVHSFDAGEWMGVLYLGLACSVFAFLIQTWAIQQTSASRVSLLMGTEPIWAVLIGTTIGRETLTLLGILGAALIITGTYLGLRSETRHREAPMPAA
- a CDS encoding nucleoside 2-deoxyribosyltransferase, with protein sequence MKRFYVASSFRNIANVRYVAQTLESKGYVNTYDWTQNASARNAGTVTLDDLRSIGQQERDAVMRADVVVILLPGGKGTHVELGIAIAQGRRTILHSADGDINNPETTSTFYHLPEVEKCHGTLDDLLAVIVGREVPVASA
- a CDS encoding PadR family transcriptional regulator, with the translated sequence MAPSPESVLTQLRKGTVDYCVLACLRSGAAYGLEIAERLGERKVLFASGGTLYPLLSRLRQQGWVTTTLEPSPVGPPRRYYHLTDEGENALKVFTETWHLFAADVTTMIKETP
- a CDS encoding VOC family protein translates to MSVFPQVLHTVLDTTDVRGLAEFYRHLLGLQYRPGDEPVGEGMPDDVDWLVLTDGQGDRKLAFQHVDHLKRTTWPLPDVPMQMHLDLTVPDRETLEHHHSRALALGAELRFDRTDDPNEPLYVYADPAGHPFCIFVA